One Parageobacillus sp. KH3-4 genomic region harbors:
- a CDS encoding IS3 family transposase: MKTRDKTVFYSIIHDLSSSYPISLLCKIACVSRSGYYKWLKRKNVTTVRDLRNQDIMNLIVEAYEVSNGTYGYPRAKAYILREYGWRINHKCIYRLMKLMNLQAKIRRKKQAYRKGSERMKVPNVLNRQFTASKPNEKWVTDITYLLWDNQRLYLSVIYDLFNREVISYRISKRNDVQLVLDTLDEAIKKRDVNGTILHSDQGFQYTSHEYHATLKQHGMIPSMSRKANCLDNACIENFFSHLKTECIYLEEFHSMDDLEAAVHKYMEFYNNRRIQRKLTYLSPVQYRKKVCA, encoded by the coding sequence GTGAAAACCAGAGACAAAACCGTCTTCTATTCCATCATTCATGATCTTAGTAGTTCCTATCCTATTTCTTTATTATGTAAGATAGCTTGTGTTTCCAGAAGCGGTTATTATAAGTGGCTGAAACGAAAAAATGTAACCACAGTGAGAGATTTAAGAAATCAAGACATCATGAATTTGATCGTGGAAGCCTATGAAGTATCCAATGGAACTTATGGTTATCCAAGAGCAAAGGCATACATTTTGCGGGAATACGGGTGGAGAATCAATCACAAATGTATTTATCGCTTAATGAAGCTAATGAATCTTCAGGCGAAAATTCGCAGAAAAAAGCAGGCCTACCGAAAAGGTTCGGAAAGAATGAAGGTACCGAACGTATTAAATAGACAATTTACAGCGAGTAAACCGAATGAGAAATGGGTGACAGATATTACTTATCTCCTTTGGGACAACCAGCGTCTATACTTATCCGTTATCTATGATCTCTTTAACAGGGAAGTGATTTCATACCGAATCAGTAAAAGAAATGATGTTCAACTGGTTCTTGATACCTTAGACGAAGCAATAAAAAAACGAGATGTGAATGGAACCATTTTACACAGTGACCAAGGGTTCCAGTACACATCCCATGAATACCACGCAACTCTCAAACAACATGGTATGATTCCAAGTATGTCCAGAAAAGCAAACTGTTTAGACAATGCTTGTATAGAAAACTTTTTTAGCCATCTAAAAACAGAATGTATATATCTTGAGGAATTTCACTCCATGGATGACCTGGAAGCAGCTGTTCATAAATATATGGAGTTTTATAATAATAGGCGCATTCAAAGGAAACTTACATACCTTAGCCCTGTACAATACAGAAAGAAGGTATGTGCATAA